One window of the Methanomassiliicoccaceae archaeon DOK genome contains the following:
- a CDS encoding uracil-DNA glycosylase yields MRPDPDCRLCDLHRGRTNIVLPDGNPSHGIVFVGEGPGEFEDLEGRPFVGRSGKILDGMMKEAGFDRTKVMITNTVKCRPPNNRDPMPEEMAACRPFLESELYDARLVVGLGKSACRDLMGYDGPMSEIVNIPMTIRIRDREIVFIPTYHPAATIYNKDSRAALQETMRVVAEWLK; encoded by the coding sequence ATGAGGCCCGATCCCGACTGCAGGCTATGCGACCTGCACAGGGGCCGCACGAACATCGTCCTGCCGGACGGCAACCCGTCCCACGGGATCGTGTTCGTGGGAGAGGGCCCTGGCGAGTTTGAGGACCTGGAGGGCCGCCCCTTCGTCGGACGCTCAGGGAAGATCCTGGACGGCATGATGAAGGAGGCGGGGTTCGACAGGACCAAGGTGATGATCACCAACACCGTGAAGTGCAGGCCCCCCAACAACAGGGATCCGATGCCGGAGGAGATGGCGGCGTGCCGTCCGTTCCTGGAGTCGGAGCTCTACGATGCCAGGCTGGTCGTCGGACTGGGGAAGTCAGCCTGTCGCGACCTGATGGGCTACGACGGTCCGATGTCCGAGATCGTGAACATCCCTATGACGATAAGGATCCGGGACAGGGAGATCGTGTTCATACCCACGTACCATCCCGCGGCGACGATATACAACAAGGACTCCCGCGCCGCCCTCCAGGAGACGATGCGTGTCGTCGCGGAGTGGCTCAAATGA
- a CDS encoding geranylgeranyl reductase family protein, with amino-acid sequence MDRTDVDVLVVGSGPAGSTTARYAAMGGASVMFIERRPEVGVPVRCGEFMPSIEEIKGMFPNYVDEDSLFDIPQELRCLETHGIKLVDPKGKITLLDHEGYTTDRDRFDQYLAKIAVEEGAILERNCLFKGIENGVAKTSQGDVRYKVIVGADGPGSRVARSLGLPRNQNPYPAVTAQVKGDFEPYLYMFFGDVAPGAYSWIIPKDGRANIGVGFSPKFSNGSLSEYFDRFAEKRGFKVDMKLEGKYVPSEGPIARTVSGNGMVVGDAAGQVISVNGGGIPLAMIAGRICGKVAASNIGSGSPLADYETQWRHVLEKPLKTAAFNKKLADTFAFRSEKSTVMCMNILGQRRMGNLIRCKRIFP; translated from the coding sequence ATGGACAGAACAGACGTAGACGTCCTGGTGGTAGGCTCCGGACCCGCCGGAAGCACCACAGCCAGATATGCCGCCATGGGCGGAGCGAGCGTGATGTTCATAGAGAGGCGTCCGGAAGTGGGCGTCCCTGTCAGATGCGGTGAGTTCATGCCGTCCATCGAGGAGATCAAGGGCATGTTCCCGAACTACGTGGATGAGGACTCCCTCTTCGACATCCCCCAGGAACTCCGCTGTCTGGAGACCCACGGCATAAAGCTCGTCGATCCCAAGGGCAAGATCACGCTCCTGGACCATGAGGGCTACACCACGGACAGGGACCGTTTCGACCAGTATCTGGCGAAGATCGCCGTGGAGGAGGGGGCCATCCTGGAGAGGAACTGCCTGTTCAAGGGGATCGAGAACGGTGTCGCCAAGACCAGCCAGGGAGACGTCAGGTACAAGGTGATTGTCGGTGCCGACGGTCCTGGGTCCCGTGTGGCCAGGAGTCTGGGGCTTCCCAGGAACCAGAACCCGTATCCCGCGGTCACCGCACAGGTCAAGGGGGATTTCGAGCCCTACCTCTACATGTTCTTCGGAGACGTCGCACCCGGAGCGTACAGCTGGATCATACCCAAGGACGGGCGCGCCAACATCGGTGTGGGGTTCTCCCCCAAGTTCTCCAACGGCAGCCTGTCCGAGTACTTCGACAGGTTTGCGGAGAAGCGCGGATTCAAGGTTGACATGAAGCTGGAGGGCAAGTATGTCCCCAGCGAGGGTCCCATAGCCAGGACGGTGTCCGGCAACGGGATGGTCGTCGGAGATGCAGCCGGACAGGTCATCTCTGTCAACGGAGGCGGGATACCGCTCGCGATGATCGCCGGGCGCATCTGCGGAAAGGTGGCGGCATCCAACATAGGATCCGGGAGCCCTCTGGCTGATTACGAGACGCAGTGGAGACATGTGCTGGAGAAGCCTCTGAAGACCGCGGCGTTCAACAAGAAGCTCGCCGACACGTTCGCCTTCAGGTCCGAGAAGAGCACGGTCATGTGCATGAACATCCTCGGTCAGAGGAGGATGGGCAACCTCATACGCTGCAAGCGCATCTTCCCGTGA
- a CDS encoding nucleic acid-binding protein — protein MLVLDSSAFFSMDALPDEEHVCPPGVIRELEKYEDPRLALWGDMVRVSDCSKESLVRVEEAARKSGDLGRLSPVDMTVLALALDVDGTIWSDDYSIQNVARIMGIGFRPVGMNGIQKVVKWNYQCIGCKKWYKEKMAECPICGSQMRACRRK, from the coding sequence ATGTTGGTCCTCGACAGCTCCGCATTCTTCTCCATGGACGCCCTCCCAGATGAGGAGCATGTCTGCCCGCCAGGAGTCATCAGGGAGCTCGAGAAGTACGAGGACCCCCGCCTGGCGCTCTGGGGAGACATGGTGCGCGTCTCCGACTGCTCCAAGGAGTCCCTGGTCAGGGTCGAGGAGGCTGCCAGGAAGAGCGGCGACCTCGGAAGACTCTCCCCTGTCGATATGACGGTGCTGGCGCTCGCCCTCGACGTCGATGGGACGATATGGTCGGACGACTACTCGATCCAGAACGTAGCGCGCATCATGGGCATAGGCTTCAGACCAGTCGGCATGAATGGTATACAGAAAGTGGTCAAGTGGAACTATCAGTGCATCGGCTGCAAGAAGTGGTACAAGGAGAAGATGGCCGAATGCCCCATCTGTGGCTCGCAGATGAGGGCATGCAGGCGCAAATGA
- a CDS encoding HAD-IIA family hydrolase, translating to MRFGGFMIDMDGTVYKGGVPIPGAREFVSFLRERGIPFVFLTNNSSHGRSFYLEKLTRLGFDVNLDNILTSTIATIRYLLTERPGRTVYPVAVPAVVEELRAAGIPLTEDDPDIVVLTFDTTITYEKINKAFHFLNSGAELIATHPDDVCPTEDSYDIDIGPFIRMFEQMCQTKATVIGKPNRLMLEMAAGELGVAPEDTVMVGDRLTTDIEMAVSAGTQSILVLSGETDREMLSRWGKNPTAVVESVADIPGMVDGTI from the coding sequence ATGAGGTTCGGCGGCTTCATGATAGACATGGACGGCACCGTCTACAAGGGCGGCGTGCCGATCCCCGGGGCGAGGGAGTTCGTGTCCTTTCTCAGGGAGAGGGGGATCCCGTTCGTCTTCCTTACCAACAACTCGTCCCACGGTAGGTCGTTCTACCTCGAGAAGCTCACCCGTCTCGGTTTCGACGTGAACCTCGACAACATCCTGACTTCGACGATCGCGACCATCAGGTACCTCCTGACAGAGCGTCCCGGCAGGACCGTGTATCCGGTCGCCGTCCCCGCGGTCGTCGAGGAGCTGCGCGCGGCTGGAATCCCGTTGACGGAGGATGACCCAGACATCGTGGTTCTCACGTTCGACACCACCATAACGTACGAGAAGATCAACAAGGCCTTCCACTTCCTCAACTCGGGGGCGGAGCTCATAGCGACCCATCCGGACGACGTCTGTCCGACCGAGGACTCGTACGACATAGACATCGGGCCGTTCATCAGGATGTTCGAGCAGATGTGCCAGACCAAGGCGACCGTCATCGGCAAGCCCAACAGGCTGATGCTAGAGATGGCAGCAGGAGAGCTCGGGGTTGCCCCCGAGGACACGGTCATGGTCGGCGACAGGCTCACAACGGACATCGAGATGGCCGTCAGTGCGGGCACGCAGTCCATACTGGTGCTCTCGGGGGAGACCGACAGGGAGATGCTCTCGAGATGGGGCAAGAACCCTACGGCGGTCGTCGAATCCGTCGCGGACATCCCCGGCATGGTCGACGGCACGATCTGA
- a CDS encoding CDP-2,3-bis-(O-geranylgeranyl)-sn-glycerol synthase, which yields MDAIGVIVIMFTGLWLFLPAMVPNSAAVIFGGKTKIDFGKSWRGKRIFGDGKSWRGFFGGALSGIVFGLVLIAISSIWDPVDYWGYGPFWDNVGVLACLAFGAVLGDLGGAFIKRRLGMERGQKAPVLDQYDFVIGAFLVTALFYPDWVYANYIEGWHIAALIFIIVIMFAIHRVVNIIGYRMGLKKEPW from the coding sequence ATGGATGCGATCGGAGTCATCGTCATAATGTTCACGGGACTCTGGCTCTTCCTTCCCGCCATGGTTCCGAACTCCGCGGCTGTAATCTTCGGAGGGAAGACCAAGATCGATTTCGGGAAGTCCTGGAGGGGCAAGAGGATCTTCGGTGACGGGAAGTCCTGGAGAGGATTCTTCGGAGGTGCCCTGTCTGGCATCGTGTTCGGACTGGTCCTGATAGCCATATCGTCCATCTGGGATCCTGTGGACTACTGGGGATACGGACCGTTCTGGGACAACGTCGGCGTCCTCGCATGCCTTGCGTTCGGTGCGGTCCTGGGAGACCTGGGCGGAGCCTTCATAAAGCGCCGTCTGGGCATGGAGAGGGGGCAGAAGGCCCCTGTCCTGGACCAGTACGACTTCGTGATAGGGGCGTTCCTCGTGACCGCGCTGTTCTATCCGGACTGGGTCTACGCCAACTACATCGAGGGCTGGCACATAGCCGCCCTGATCTTCATCATAGTGATCATGTTCGCCATACACAGGGTGGTGAACATCATCGGTTACAGGATGGGGCTCAAGAAGGAGCCCTGGTGA
- a CDS encoding orotate phosphoribosyltransferase, producing the protein MSELSEALKSCGALQFGEFTLASGAKSDYYIDIKKASTNPEVLRLIARLMAQKMRDEGIEADRIAGVVLGSVPLATALALETGIPYVMIRKEKKDHGTGKLIEGDLNAGDRVLVVEDVITTAGSSIKAIGTLREAGAEVRHVISVIDREGGGAENLAEAGVDFRPLVKASELVKR; encoded by the coding sequence ATGAGCGAACTCTCAGAAGCGTTGAAATCATGCGGCGCACTGCAGTTCGGCGAGTTCACACTCGCCTCTGGTGCGAAGAGCGACTACTACATCGACATCAAGAAGGCCAGCACGAACCCCGAGGTGCTGCGTCTCATCGCCAGGCTCATGGCGCAGAAGATGCGCGACGAGGGCATAGAGGCGGACAGAATCGCGGGCGTCGTCCTAGGATCCGTCCCTCTGGCAACAGCACTGGCACTCGAGACGGGCATCCCGTATGTCATGATCCGCAAGGAGAAGAAGGACCACGGAACCGGCAAGCTCATAGAGGGCGACCTCAACGCCGGGGACAGGGTCCTCGTCGTCGAGGACGTTATCACCACCGCCGGCTCCAGCATCAAGGCCATCGGCACCCTCCGCGAAGCGGGCGCCGAGGTGCGCCACGTCATCTCGGTCATCGATCGCGAGGGAGGCGGCGCCGAGAACCTCGCCGAGGCCGGAGTGGACTTCCGTCCGCTGGTTAAGGCCTCCGAACTGGTGAAGAGATGA
- a CDS encoding DHA2 family efflux MFS transporter permease subunit, with translation MFKGGTALLIATMILGVLMDGIDGSIVNVALPSIAHGFGTDTSVVSWVTISYFLMLAGLLLPFGRIADAGHIRKVFLLGFVVFTAGSTACALSPSLSLLIASRVVQGIGAAALAAVAPMICVKLLPSEHLGRSLGIMSVASALGFALGPALGGFLVGMLSWHWIFLINIPIGVLGVVLGHLSLPREETSKVTVDLKGTFLLFSGVGSGVIALERVSYPDERMVCVVFAVLAVVLLALFALESLRSRNPLFDVRLFKIRDLDLTLLSYTLINLVYMGVLYILPFYMDLELGMTSMQSGVMLLLPSVVSLILNVPVGNYSDKHGRRTFAIIATVFGIAYSAVLYVIEPEMGVVPLVVVALGMGLVWGFCGAASSGRIVDSLEPKDKAIGSSLMTFFMYIGSTVGTALFASLLTSGAGAGGVPIEDLTSEAFMSGMSFAMLWAVILSVVSMVAAYAVDERKREAANRAPDS, from the coding sequence ATGTTCAAGGGAGGTACCGCGCTTCTCATCGCGACGATGATCCTGGGTGTCCTGATGGACGGGATAGACGGCAGCATCGTCAACGTGGCGCTCCCTTCGATCGCCCACGGGTTCGGCACCGACACGAGCGTCGTGTCCTGGGTGACGATCAGCTATTTCCTGATGCTCGCCGGGCTACTCCTGCCGTTCGGCAGGATCGCCGACGCGGGGCACATCCGCAAGGTGTTCCTGCTGGGATTCGTCGTCTTCACAGCGGGATCCACCGCCTGCGCCCTGTCCCCTTCCCTCTCGCTTCTCATAGCATCGAGGGTCGTTCAGGGCATCGGGGCGGCAGCCCTGGCCGCCGTGGCACCGATGATATGCGTCAAACTGCTGCCCTCGGAACATCTGGGGAGGTCCCTGGGGATAATGTCCGTGGCATCCGCGCTCGGTTTCGCCCTGGGCCCCGCACTGGGCGGGTTCCTGGTCGGGATGCTGTCATGGCACTGGATATTCCTAATAAACATCCCGATTGGCGTACTGGGGGTCGTCCTCGGTCACCTGTCGCTTCCCAGGGAGGAGACCAGCAAGGTCACAGTGGATCTGAAGGGGACGTTCCTCCTGTTCTCGGGAGTCGGATCGGGCGTAATAGCACTGGAGCGCGTCTCGTATCCCGACGAGAGGATGGTGTGCGTCGTCTTCGCAGTGCTGGCCGTCGTCCTGCTGGCGCTGTTCGCTCTGGAGAGTCTGAGGTCCAGGAACCCGCTTTTTGATGTCAGGTTGTTCAAGATACGCGACCTGGACTTGACTCTCCTCTCATACACCCTGATCAACCTGGTGTACATGGGGGTGCTCTACATCCTGCCCTTCTACATGGATCTGGAGCTCGGGATGACATCTATGCAGAGCGGAGTGATGCTCCTCCTGCCGTCGGTGGTGTCCCTGATACTGAACGTGCCGGTGGGCAACTACTCGGACAAGCATGGGCGCAGGACGTTCGCGATCATCGCGACGGTGTTCGGCATAGCCTACAGCGCGGTCCTGTATGTGATAGAGCCCGAGATGGGTGTGGTGCCGCTGGTCGTGGTCGCCCTCGGCATGGGTCTGGTCTGGGGGTTCTGCGGGGCCGCATCCTCGGGTCGCATAGTGGATTCGCTCGAGCCCAAGGACAAGGCGATCGGGTCCTCTCTGATGACGTTCTTCATGTACATCGGAAGCACGGTGGGGACTGCTCTCTTCGCATCGCTCCTGACATCGGGCGCGGGTGCCGGAGGGGTCCCGATAGAGGACCTGACGTCCGAGGCCTTCATGTCAGGGATGTCCTTCGCGATGCTGTGGGCCGTGATCCTTTCTGTGGTGTCGATGGTTGCGGCGTATGCGGTGGACGAGAGGAAGAGGGAGGCGGCGAACAGGGCGCCTGACAGCTGA